From one Streptomyces sp. NBC_00539 genomic stretch:
- a CDS encoding IclR family transcriptional regulator domain-containing protein yields MSERTEVDLLQDLLRAGPERPARRSRADREAARARLLARPEPADGASTDARASFWPDPFAEDPVHPERADVVLKTLSVSVVHALKSASRLAVFASDVTLTTGALVFACVLHLAGDEHGARFWWQYAAGADNRTAAYCLYLDHSRNGDYQDAQRWADLACPSGAPFTPEPWWGRGTTQSAPAAAYVRMARHTAQAHHPDLGDVPLPAPRLAKDVIAVVPTPAPWDYPLIPGGWMLHRSEHSKTAEPAGTGPRRPKAPTPQVPPPARPVRKAPPHAAPPTTSQALKEARRALTVVRVLQDHRLGVEIRQISQETGLPETTLAPLLGMLCEEEFAEPITETVFAPGLALDRLALPGGAGIAAQLQRTLAITRQEIGAAIYLGRYAAGDICITQASTADNTPPVREYIPFRYAGHATAVGKSLIGQLDPAGQADHVSRYKTEAFTERTITNPRALLDRLSRLRPGAPVYDAFEYGTDTCCSAVAVSIGGEAGSLALSLPADHIHRLGDTTQQLRRKAVPIMLVLLLAGEIPAEGPAQDSDPSPLAQTTDDGIITAGALVRLRRMFTKPLISPAAIRTTAQAWSGPHLVTDESSLNVYYFDAAPGPMRDGPLTLPQTLTVRPPAKPTPQNTPSEWGSTAAHTLGELTVYRT; encoded by the coding sequence GTGAGTGAAAGGACCGAAGTCGACCTTCTCCAAGACCTGCTGCGCGCAGGCCCGGAGCGCCCTGCCCGGCGCTCGCGTGCCGACCGGGAGGCAGCGCGGGCCCGTCTCCTTGCCCGCCCGGAACCGGCCGACGGTGCATCCACCGATGCCCGCGCCTCGTTTTGGCCTGACCCGTTCGCCGAGGACCCTGTTCATCCCGAGCGCGCCGACGTGGTATTGAAGACGCTGAGCGTGTCGGTGGTGCATGCCTTGAAGTCCGCGTCCCGGCTCGCGGTGTTCGCCTCCGACGTCACTCTCACCACCGGTGCCCTCGTATTTGCCTGTGTTCTCCATCTGGCGGGTGACGAGCATGGCGCCCGCTTCTGGTGGCAGTACGCGGCAGGCGCGGACAACCGCACCGCCGCCTACTGCCTGTACCTCGACCACAGCCGCAACGGGGACTACCAAGACGCGCAGCGCTGGGCGGATCTTGCCTGCCCCAGCGGCGCCCCGTTCACGCCCGAGCCCTGGTGGGGCCGCGGCACCACCCAATCTGCTCCTGCGGCGGCCTATGTGCGGATGGCCCGCCACACCGCCCAGGCGCACCACCCTGATCTCGGAGACGTCCCGCTGCCCGCCCCCCGCCTCGCCAAGGACGTCATCGCCGTCGTACCTACGCCTGCGCCCTGGGACTACCCCCTGATCCCGGGCGGCTGGATGCTCCACCGCTCGGAGCACAGCAAGACCGCAGAACCGGCTGGCACCGGCCCGCGCCGGCCCAAAGCCCCCACACCGCAGGTACCGCCCCCCGCCAGGCCCGTCCGGAAGGCACCACCGCACGCGGCCCCGCCGACGACGAGCCAGGCACTCAAGGAAGCACGCCGGGCCCTGACCGTGGTCCGGGTCCTCCAGGACCACCGCCTGGGAGTGGAGATCAGGCAGATCAGCCAGGAGACCGGCCTGCCCGAAACCACCCTCGCGCCCCTTTTGGGCATGCTGTGCGAGGAGGAGTTCGCCGAACCCATCACCGAAACCGTCTTCGCCCCCGGCCTTGCCCTGGACCGGCTCGCCCTGCCCGGCGGCGCCGGCATCGCCGCTCAGCTCCAGCGCACCCTGGCGATCACCCGCCAGGAAATCGGAGCCGCCATCTACCTCGGCCGCTACGCAGCGGGAGACATCTGCATCACCCAGGCCTCCACCGCCGACAACACCCCACCGGTGCGTGAGTACATCCCCTTCCGCTACGCCGGCCACGCCACCGCCGTCGGAAAGTCCCTCATCGGCCAACTCGACCCCGCAGGCCAAGCCGACCACGTCTCCCGCTACAAGACCGAAGCCTTCACCGAACGCACCATCACCAACCCCCGCGCGCTCCTGGACCGCCTCAGCCGGCTCAGGCCCGGCGCACCCGTCTACGACGCCTTCGAGTACGGCACCGACACGTGCTGCTCGGCGGTCGCCGTCAGCATCGGCGGCGAAGCCGGCTCCCTTGCCCTGTCCCTGCCCGCCGACCACATCCACCGCCTGGGCGACACCACCCAACAACTACGGCGCAAAGCCGTCCCCATCATGCTCGTCCTGCTCCTCGCCGGCGAGATCCCGGCCGAAGGACCAGCCCAGGACAGTGACCCATCCCCCCTGGCACAGACCACGGACGACGGCATCATCACGGCAGGGGCCCTGGTCCGCCTACGCCGGATGTTCACCAAACCTCTGATCAGCCCCGCGGCCATCCGTACCACCGCCCAGGCATGGTCGGGCCCGCATCTCGTCACCGATGAAAGCTCCCTCAACGTGTACTACTTCGACGCGGCCCCCGGGCCGATGCGGGACGGGCCGCTTACCCTTCCCCAGACCCTCACGGTCCGGCCTCCGGCCAAACCGACTCCGCAGAACACGCCGTCCGAGTGGGGAAGCACCGCCGCACACACCTTGGGAGAGCTGACCGTGTACCGGACATGA
- a CDS encoding helix-turn-helix domain-containing protein — protein sequence MARPEKDIPADAPMEVAELARELRALRRRSNLTYRELASTSHYSSAALSLAASGQRTPKWEVVEAFVRGCGYSGDLRPWRTIHRNALAGEAGEEARKNVTAGNETAVEVPPGPTIPAPTDGLLALVQQFVDTHPRDELQRVTSPTVDRFHTALALCTTPQDVLSVMRELVAEKGLTIATLEKRSGRLYQISGATFASVLNSEKELPTTEFLHIFLTACGVEEERSLIWHHTVTRIKIANLRHRERPVPASPEPPDRLVSIVRLVWQLLLGVVSGVGAGLIAYTTTQSVSNAVAVGLAVTTATPLAARWVTDRLWE from the coding sequence ATGGCACGGCCTGAGAAGGACATACCGGCGGATGCGCCGATGGAAGTGGCGGAGCTCGCCCGCGAATTGCGGGCGCTCCGGCGCCGAAGCAACCTCACCTACAGGGAGCTGGCCTCCACATCGCACTACTCCTCTGCGGCCCTGTCCCTGGCGGCATCGGGCCAGCGCACCCCGAAGTGGGAAGTAGTCGAGGCGTTCGTCCGCGGCTGCGGCTACAGCGGGGATCTGCGTCCCTGGCGCACCATCCACCGCAACGCGCTCGCCGGCGAGGCCGGCGAGGAGGCACGCAAGAACGTCACGGCCGGGAACGAGACGGCCGTGGAGGTGCCGCCCGGGCCGACGATCCCGGCCCCCACTGACGGCCTCCTCGCCCTGGTCCAGCAGTTCGTGGACACTCACCCGCGCGACGAGCTGCAGCGGGTCACCAGCCCCACCGTGGACCGCTTTCACACGGCCCTCGCCCTGTGCACCACCCCGCAGGACGTGCTGTCCGTCATGCGGGAACTGGTGGCAGAGAAAGGGCTGACCATCGCGACCCTGGAAAAGCGCAGTGGGCGGCTCTACCAGATCTCCGGCGCGACGTTCGCCTCCGTCCTCAACAGCGAGAAGGAACTCCCCACCACTGAGTTCCTGCACATCTTCCTCACCGCCTGCGGGGTCGAGGAGGAACGTTCTCTGATCTGGCACCACACGGTGACCCGCATCAAGATCGCGAATCTGCGGCACCGCGAACGGCCAGTCCCGGCGTCTCCGGAGCCCCCGGACCGGCTGGTGTCCATCGTGCGGCTGGTGTGGCAGCTCCTTCTCGGCGTGGTCTCTGGGGTCGGCGCAGGGCTGATCGCGTACACCACCACCCAGTCCGTCAGTAACGCTGTCGCGGTGGGTCTGGCGGTCACCACCGCCACCCCGCTCGCCGCGCGCTGGGTGACCGACCGGTTGTGGGAGTAG